One Halanaerobiales bacterium genomic window carries:
- a CDS encoding NAD(P)H-dependent oxidoreductase subunit E has protein sequence MNKIQVEICVGTPCHLMGAEELLDLVKNLPDKYENEFEFKSSHCIEDKCEMAPVVKIDGEIYGEQNPEKLRDLLDKYLKENL, from the coding sequence ATGAATAAAATACAAGTGGAAATATGTGTTGGGACTCCCTGTCATTTGATGGGAGCAGAAGAATTATTGGATTTGGTTAAAAATCTACCAGATAAGTATGAAAATGAATTTGAATTTAAATCAAGTCATTGTATTGAAGACAAATGTGAGATGGCTCCAGTAGTAAAAATTGATGGAGAGATATATGGTGAACAAAATCCAGAAAAATTACGAGATTTATTAGACAAGTATCTAAAAGAAAACCTTTAA